Genomic window (Nicotiana sylvestris chromosome 7, ASM39365v2, whole genome shotgun sequence):
AAAACtaggcgaactacgcgggtctgattctcaccggatgtgagatatgtaggcaaacctcatcggttccggcccataattttcaaaaaattcaaaaatattttccattacttgcttctttagaaaccCTTTCTTTTACaccctaatttttttttttttaaaatatacaaaaatattttcttttaatttcttccaaaaatacaaaaatattttcattcttctttcgaaaattgaaaagaaaattcaagattcaaaaatactttctctttctttagaagtacttcttTCCTAACTTCAGAATAAAAATccataaatgcaaaaatatttttctttcttctttagaagtttttttattgaaattccaaaaaaaaacaataaaagtcgaaattcaaaaaaggaaaaaaaaaatctttcttctttagaagtctttctttgcaaaaatgctgaaggaaaatcaaaatccaaaaatattccctttcttctttataagtctttctttcgaaaaaataaaataaaaaattcaaaaaaaagttagtttatttactttattcatgatcttcccgaactacacacgatctgattcatgttcccacatgatacgtaaacaacccacatcaggttcgatcaaccattgaaaagaaaaatgaaaaaaaaatgaaaaacaaaagtgaaaaaatgttgataataataaggactgactgagtccattctaacgtgtgttttgttttgaattgtgaagaaagttgaggtggtcggtttgtggtaagctggaaatgcaagatccaaggaaaaatgataactgacatcgaaacTGTTACAAGtactcaagagactcagggtcagagggttcaacaagagtcttttgtgtttgagaaaaatagagtactgaaacaacaaatgatcgaaatgtgtcaagcatgagccagtggtcaaggacagcctcgtcatgagtcacaatttgctgcACAACAAGagtagtaccactctcctgagtaccactcgtactcatttgatcttcctgcaaacattgagaagcctgcccgaaagatggtacaggaagaaatgacccaaagagtgaaaaacttagaacaacagttgaaaaacatgcaagggttggcggGTTAAAATAGTGTTGCCTTCAAAGtatatgtatgttccccgatgtacacttgccgcctggtttcaggactcccaaatttgaaaagtatgatggacatggagatcccatagcccacctgaaaaggtattgcaatcaactgagaggtgcgagaagaaatgaagaattgttgatggcttattttggggaaagcctaaCGGGAGTAGCCtctgaatggtttatggatcaagacacgtctcgctggtatgtctgggatgacatggcacatgcctttgttaaacagttccaatacaacattgacattgccccagaccgcaattccctttcaaacttgaagaagaaaccaactgaaagtttaagggaatatgccattaaatggagagagtaAGCGaccagagttaagccacccatggatgagcaCGAGTTAATCACTATCTTCCTTCAGGTTCacgagccagattattttcaaaatatgatGTCTGCAGTGGGTAAATctttctcggaagcaatcaaaatggggaaaatgattgagaatggtcttaagacagacaaaattataagtcaagcaattctcaaagccacaactcaggctgtccCGATTGAATCCGATAATTTCAGTGGCACgaatgagaaggatgaagaaatcatgatgacaacaGGTTCGAGAAGAGGCCCCAGGAAAACACATCGAAGGTATGCGCAAcctcatcaggtttcccatgactcccctgagcattGCTATCTACCCCAGAATGcacaatactctgtcgctccacatcagtatgttgtccagccaccaaaacaccccagaaggcgagcacgagcatcacaaaatctccaccaacttccacaaaattttcaggtaccctataacccacatccaggccagaggtatagaggggaacaaaagttgaaagataattttacaccaataggagagtcctatgcaagtttgtttgagaaattaaagcattatgacatgattgaacccattcctccaaattatgtggacccacgtgcaagaagctttgacccttctaaaaggtgtgaataccattccaatgcccaggggcacaatgttgaaagttgtcgggatttgaaaagagaaatagaaaggatgatccaggaaaatctgattgtgatccaagatagtgacacccagaatattgcgcagaatcctttacctacacatgatgatgcacactttgtggggatgatgcgtggtgatagggagtatgagaatcctctcaggaatttgctaactgaagttattgattttgaaattggagaaggctctgctgattctgatgagcaaatttgtggctaaatatcaagcctagcaattgaaaagtcattctctcctcactaggaaggaatcttggtagcttgttttgatgttgtttttattatctggtttatttcagggttgtgatccagattttgtttgttttattgagtcaaattcttctatccctccattctgtttgtgtgagtcttgtctgtctgttctgttgctattttcattattcgggttattttagggttgtaactcgtattttgggttgcttgtttagttgtaaaacccttttatcctttactcaataaaatacagtttgtccttttgtgtcattctgttcctagttcttttgtcgctagttctaatgacatgacatgcatgtagaaattttggccagatcttaggaactgattttTATCTATAATTggataactaaaaaaaataaaaaaatacatttgaggatgaataaagagttggaatactttggaactaaggtcgagtaaaattcacctttaAATCATGGTGAAAATCAGGCTTGAAGATGTTTattcaattgaagtttgttggaaagtttgtcactaagggatgaaaaaatgtcttgtgaccacgacacaccaagaagaccgacatgttcgtcaatgctgtgatcgcgaaaagataccatgtttgacgttGTCGAGGTTGGGaagccctttttctgctacccaaacactttatatcctttgttaccccttttgaccctgtgttattttctttgactacccttttttggaatcaagtttagagtcaaaaaaaaaatccatgtcccaagagtacaaactggggcaattcttataaagttcaaaaaaagaagaagaaaagaattgtcaaaggtccatgccccaaAAAATAGGagctggggcaacttgttttgaaaacaaaagaaaaagaaagaaaaaaaaagaaaaaagaaaagaaaggaaaaaacaacagaaagaaaaatgaaaaaaatagttaggtcagatgtttgaactacgttagacctgattcctttaaaataaggatacgtaggcagccttacggttcggtccaaccaaataagaatttagaagaaaaagaaaaaaatagaaaaaatagaaaaatccaaaatccctagcatctgaaactggggcaaagattttattttatttttgaaagagtcgattccaagagttgtaagtttacaacccctcattttgagtttattttgagccttcatgccgacctttctttccaaccctatctaAAAactttccaaataaagacctcccaatatgccttcaagaatgccaggagacgcatgcaatgagcaacaatTGTCACACGACATAGAACATCGTCGAGTTGCTCACAAAAAGAGgggaaaaaaaaatgagagagtcttattagtgaaaaccctcacgggcacagtaagacgacggtaagtagagatgaataaatgagagaggcttgtagGTGAAAATCCTTCGGGGCACCACTAGTTGAAGGTGAGTCGcgaagctgatgcaaagaattGGTACGAACAAGTCCGACTTCAAAGCTCATAAGTATGGCAAAAGaaaagattggattagtttgatagatcaagCCGTTGAGtccaaatgcatgtcatgatcattaaggctagttatttaaaaaaaaagaaaaaaaaactcttccttctgtccttccgacaggggtcatttcttgttaatatttgtttctttgcatcatttgtgtccttccctctgagtcagtccttgtcaaaacaagcaagaaaagatttcaaaatctgctaccagcttttcagttgcacaaagtgaatttggccagcacactcagttgttactgtcaacatgccttgaggattcatgcaaaggctccccctaaagactcttgtcagcctacttggcgcaagcaagataactggtgattctccctgacagacaaattgctcaaaagcaggaagtcatttaAGATATCAGAAAaagtcacctaagcaaagatctccagttgggattaGGCTGATTGAaccacaaatacaaatggtaccggtgtgaaacaatcagagttggtgcagaacaaaagtcttttgagaccgactcaagctgattgagcagaagccaagctgcccaagactcaaggccacaaaccgaccaccatttttaaaactgataaatttttctttgtatgaaacaagaacaaagcggtgtagggaaagtgattcaaaaagagaaaaaaaaaatgaaaaatgaaaaaaaacaaaaaaacaaaaaaaagagaagaaggggaaaagacgagaagagccgacaaaggaaaatttctcaaatcttggcctttatttgtcttgctattatgCATAAAAatttgccattgatcttcacatttttttctcctaagatagaagacctagtctgatgaactttctcctaggatagaaatcttagtctgatgaatttttctcctaagatacaaaaaagagacctagtctgatgaactttctcctaggatcaaaatcttagtctgatgaatttttctcctaagatagaagacctagtctgatgaactttctcctaggatagaaatcttagtctgatgaatctttttcctaagataacaaaaagaggacctagtctgatgaactttctcctaggatcaaaatcttagtctgatgaatctttctcctaagatagaaaacctagtctgatgaattttctcctaggataaacgtcttagtcggatgaatctttctcctaagataccaaaaacagaaaaaaaagagaaagaaggacctagtctgatgaattttctcataggataaatgtcttagtctgatgaatctttctcctaagatagaaaacctagtcggacgaattttctcctaggataatttgaaaaaaggaagtctggatttgaaaaaaagggggtcaatttttagttttcttaatatTATCAATGCttagttttcctgaaatcagagggccccgcctggagaataaggtcAGTCTTTAcgttagtcaagcttagtttatagtttttcgcaagctcaatcacttttaggagaagtacatcctagtctagtctttagtttactcatcattgcatcaatagtataagtggtttacaatattgttaacaactcacaaatcttcctagtgtaAACTGGGgtgaaaattttgtttgttttgttggttTTGATTACAAGCATacacatggaaaacaagggaacacagaaagtttcagcaatcaggcgcccacctggagaacaagggaaaatggttcaagtttcaaaggaagacaggtcaagttcagcaatcaggtgtccacctggagaacaagggtagacaactcaagtttcaaaggaaaacaGTGTCggaggaagacaactcaagtttcaagggaaagtagtttcgaaggaagacaactcaagtttcaaggaaaggtagtttcgagggaagacaactcaagtttcaagggaaagcagtttcgaaggaagacagttcaagtttcaagggaaaatagttcaaggtGTAAGGGAAAAtcgtgtcaagtaacaagagaagacggttcaattcagcaatcaggtgccttCCTGGATAATAaaagaattcacttcagaatacaattcaagtcagcaacaaaagaagctcgcggcaagaatgtgagtcaatagtccgaggtgatcaacagaagttagtcacaaaaaaaaaaagagaaaggcaagaagttaattcaaatgcagaagttgataaAAGATGTGGGCTactcaagacatggccgaggtcacaagcactgcatgccTGGTCTTGAttcgaaaagctgaagaagaatgaactagcacctgcaactagcaaacgtcaaggttcaaatctaaagtctgcatgaagaaccacccaagactcaagatcaagcttcagaagacttatagatatgaatcttgtaactcgtagttgataggcttagctagtctttttcatggtttgatttttgatgtaacatcaggaccgcggaccggaacctcggcgaaATGGCACCTCGAccagctctccacctcggcatactccatcatctcactcacctctgaactacacgtggactgattcctttatagccaaggatatgtaggcagcttagataccagggctcgatcaCATTCCGCTCTCTCTTAGTTtaagtctctccaaataagggtcgggtcaaaaaacctgtctagtcgttctttgtctgaaaatacttcgtctttctagtcaaagaggggcagctgtagacatgtgatttttgaccctccccaagattttttatattttagcacgtaaatatttaatttaggcctaatatagctatttcaactcatttttactcttttgctttattttatcacaaaaacgaaaatttacaaaaatatttttcctcATTCTAGCTAGTTGATATTTTGtctagttaattttattattgaaaaaatacaaaaatagttttggcattttatttttcaaaaaaaaaaaagataagaataaaaagttcaaaaaatatatatttatttagtttaattttaaaattgtaCGTTTTAGTATATATTGAGTAGTATTAAAATTTCATTAATATAGTAACTATATGTCTTCtctaaatattttattatcttaAATATACTAGTATCtttataaaactatttttaattcattttcaaaaccaaaagaagaaaataaaaagcaaaaaaaggTGAAAggcaaaaataagaaagaaaagcgGCCCCCATTTCCCCCTAAATTCACGTGCTCACCTAACAGATTGATTCCTTTTGATCAACTTATTAATTTTGGCATCTTCCTTTGGAGGGGACCATACATTTTTAATATTGTTTTTCTTGTTCTCCAAGCCCCCATTCATTGGTCGAAAATTTTATATAACAAAGACACTCACACACAAAGAGGGTTGGGAAAAAAAAGGAATAGAGAGAGAGGAGGAGACAGATAGAAAAAATAGAGAGCttcaaatattaaaaaaaaagaacgaAAAAAGAGAGGAGGAAACCGGGGGAGAAGAAACAGATCGAGAAAGGAAAAACGGAAAACAGAGGCGACCATCTTCTTCACGTTTCCTCTAAAATCCTCCTCCATTTTTCTACCATAGAACACATGAAAAACACACAAACGGACGAGGGGGGGCCTGGACAGAAAACAGAGTTAAAATAGAAAGGGGAACAGGTAAAAAGGGTCACGAAACAAAGTCATCAGAGTGAGGGGATTTAGAAAAATAACAGAGTGACGAGGAAACGGCCAGTGGCGCCTCAACCTCGATCAATCAACTGCAAATTGCCATACAAAACACCATCCAAACTCCTTGAAAACCCAGCTGAAATGTAGCTTCAAGAACTGCCACCAAACACAATAAAATAGATCTTTGAACCATTGTCATGTCCTCTAAAGTAGCTGTAAAAACGCAGCAACTGTCCTTCAAAAAGACCTCTATTAGCGCCACCTCCAAAGCGGCTTCTAACACTACTCCAAAATAGTCGTGACGCTAGCCTTGAATTGCAGCAAAACTAGCCACTTCTCTAAAAGTTTCGGCCAAGTTTTGAGGTTGCCGATGAGGTTCTGTTCGAGGTCCGCCTTTGGGTTCGTCGTTGACTTTCAAAATCTACAAAGTCACGTTCTTGCATTGAAGGTCTGCTTTTCTGATTTTGCTTTGTTACAGTATTTGTTTTGAAATACATGATCCTTGGTGTTTTGAATTATGAATCAGTTTGAATGAAGTTCTTTACTCTTTATGAAATAACACTGAATAATCTTCTTGTTAACATGACGTCAAAGGCCATCCTTATTCTTTATTTTCAGTATCTTATTTATTTGCTTCACTTGTATGTGAAAAGAATTTGTTATTTGCGCTTTTATTTTAGCTTACATTATTTTCATGATGGCTTTTATTTTTATAAGGCATTTTAGTGCTCATTTATTAATCATTCTTCTGATTGACGGGGATTTGGGGGTAGGGTAGTATTTGGACCACAGGTTGATACTAGGTGCATATGACAATTTGGCTAGCCAAGATATTAAAATTTGGGCATATGCTATTGAATACTACTTGACCAAATATTAATAATACTATAAACTAGCCCACTTTCATAATAGCTAAAATCATACATTTGTCCACAATAAACTCCATAACTGTGGACTCCTATACAATCGTCTTGAACTCAGAAAAATTAGCTTATGAAAATATCGTAGATGCTTTTGGCACGATTAATAATAATTATCGTGGCTATGGGTACGATTCCCTTGGCATGGTCGCGATACGTAAAActcaattcgggtgtgcatttcatgtgaccctaccataattttgaataataataatagaaataaacatgttataaatccgggtgtgcatttcatgtgacccggctccaatttccaataaggttaaataaaacgtgtcgtgaaccgcgggtacatttcatgtagcatggcttacgatgtgttttaaacaaccttgaattttcctaaaacattaaaaagcggttagaaagttaaaacaatgcacgtaggtttaaaacgtgtaattaatcagataattaggccaatcttaatagttaagcgaccgtgctaaaaccacggaacccgggaatgcctaacaccttctcccgggttaacagaattccttacccggatttctgtgttcgcagaccataaatatgagtcaacttcctcgattcgggattttaaatcggtgacttgggacaccataaattattccaagtggcgactctgaataatataaataatcccgttttgattgtcacttaaattagaaaaaactccctaTATTTCCCCCTCTCAGGtggtaaaaagaaggtgtgacaatatatatatatatgtagtgaTTGCGATATATCTATCTCAATTAGCATTCGAGCATATGAGATTGTATTCCCCCGAGCTGTAAATTTATCAGTATAGATAAGCTTACCTAAGGAATCTGCTATCCTCCTAAAATTTTCAGCAATCCGGTATTGAATTGGAAAAGCTAGGGAAGACAACCTAAATGAATTGGTTCATTGCTAATCCTGAAATCAGGATCCTATTGTTTCAGAATCAAAGGCCAATTAATAAATGTATATGGGCCACTTTGCATATTATTGTATTATTTGTCCTATTCACAGTACAGTCAAACCAAAAGATGAAGTAGTCATCACTACGTAGAGAGTGCGGAACCAAAGTATTATTTTTTTGGACTCAAAGCACAAAAATAGGTGAAAAAATGGTGACCATTTTGTGTATAGCACATGATTTACATGCGCTATACCTTAAGGACACATTTGTCCGTTAAGGTATAACACATGTAATACATGCACTATACCTGATTTTCAAAGGGCGGTCAACGTACAAATATAACGCATATATTAGATGTGCTATACCTAAAGTTGAAAAGACAGATAGATATAGTGTATCAAATATATGTGCTATACCTGTATTAAAAAATGGCTAGTCTTCTTCGGGACAAAATCCCAAAAATGGTTCCCCACCCCCATTTTAAACCTTAAAGCTCCATTGGAGCCCACCCGTCCCAAAAAATCTTGCCCCTTTATTATTTTAGCGAGCTAACACCCGATCCAAGGTGTTGTCGTGTAGTGGAGCCCTTTTATTGCCTGTTTCGGTGGTCAAATCTTCATTCTTTCTCAATTCAAAAAACTCTAAAAAGAGGTATTCCACATTACTTTTGTA
Coding sequences:
- the LOC138872597 gene encoding uncharacterized protein yields the protein MDEHELITIFLQVHEPDYFQNMMSAVGKSFSEAIKMGKMIENGLKTDKIISQAILKATTQAVPIESDNFSGTNEKDEEIMMTTGSRRGPRKTHRRYAQPHQVSHDSPEHCYLPQNAQYSVAPHQYVVQPPKHPRRRARASQNLHQLPQNFQVPYNPHPGQRYRGEQKLKDNFTPIGESYASLFEKLKHYDMIEPIPPNYVDPRARSFDPSKRCEYHSNAQGHNVESCRDLKREIERMIQENLIVIQDSDTQNIAQNPLPTHDDAHFVGMMRGDREYENPLRNLLTEVIDFEIGEGSADSDEQICG